One Podarcis raffonei isolate rPodRaf1 chromosome 18, rPodRaf1.pri, whole genome shotgun sequence genomic window carries:
- the LOC128405790 gene encoding radial spoke head protein 3 homolog B-like: MASTSVILSRDGTAAGPSATYSYCNRPRPLPGRQRYRTSIDANETEEEPYHYANLMYERRVVRGNTYALHILPWSSEPDPLELQRQREAQRKALARRRARDQLQTRTPEPLEGRRHVDVQTELYLEELADRIIEVDMECQTDAFLDRPATPLFIPAKTGRDVATQIWEGDLFDFDIEVRPMLEVLVGKTIEQALLEVMEEEELADLRAHQYAYHELRRAELAEVQRLEEQERRHREEKERRKKQQLQVLQKEKETSEKIAARAFAQRYLSDLIPSVFGSLRESGYFYDPVERDIETGFFPGMMSEIEEIMENRVLGRTIADNLIRDMMEMRLDCYEKGVLPVRPEVVLPPDPEDAMIPSMELLLGASPDPQGIMEQMESLGQLDGLDQPDVFGQLEALDKLEAPGQSEASEQPPISDQPEAPDQPESAPDQDKIAEEAEAKEPEPQ, from the exons ATGGCCTCCACGTCGGTGATTCTCAGCCGGGACGGCACGGCGGCGGGACCCTCTGCCACCTATTCGTACTGCAACCGTCCCAGGCCGTTGCCGGGCAGGCAGAGGTACCGGACCTCCATCGATGCCAACGAGAC agaggaggagccttatCACTATGCCAACCTCATGTATGAGAGGCGAGTCGTTCGGGGTAATACCTATGCTCTTCACATCTTACCATGG AGCAGCGAACCCGATCCTCTGGAGCTTCAAAGGCAGCGGGAAGCCCAGCGTAAAGCGTTGGCCAGGAGAAGAGCTAGGGATCAGCTTCAGACGAGAACCCCGGAACCTTTAGAAGGCAGGAGGCATGTCGACGTTCAAACAG AACTATACCTGGAAGAGCTTGCGGACCGTATCATCGAAGTGGACATGGAATGCCAAACGGACGCGTTTCTGGACCGGCCGGCAACGCCTCTGTTCATCCCCGCAAAGACCGGCAGAGATGTGGCCACCCAGATCTGGGAAGGAGAT CTTTTCGATTTTGATATCGAAGTGAGGCCGATGCTGGAGGTCTTGGTCGGCAAGACCATCGAACAAGCGTTGTTGGAAGTCATGGAGGAAGAGGAACTCGCCGACCTGCGGGCGCATCAGTACGCGTATCACGAGCTGCGCCGTGCGGAGCTTGCTGAGGTCCAGAGACTTGAGGAGCAGGAGCGGCGGCACAGAGAGGAAAAG GAGCGTCGTAAAAAGCAGCAGCTACAAGTccttcagaaagagaaagagacctCAGAGAAGATTGCAGCTCGGGCGTTCGCTCAGCGCTACCTGTCAGACCTTATTCCTTCCGTCTTCGGCAGCCTTCGAGAGAGCGGATACTTCTACGACCCGGTGGAGAGAG ACATTGAGACAGGCTTCTTCCCGGGGATGATGTCGGAGATAGAAGAGATCATGGAAAACCGGGTTCTGGGCAGAACAATAGCCGACA ACTTAATCCGAGACATGATGGAAATGAGGCTGGACTGTTACGAGAAAGGAGTGTTGCCGGTCCGGCCGGAGGTCGTTCTGCCCCCCGACCCGGAAGACGCTATGATTCCCTCCATGGAATTATTGTTGGGTGCGAGCCCGGATCCACAGGGAATCATGGAACAGATGGAATCCCTTGGCCAACTGGACGGCTTGGATcagccagatgtttttggccagtTGGAAGCCTTGGATAAGCTGGAAGCTCCTGGCCAATCCGAAGCCTCGGAACAGCCGCCGATTTCAGACCAGCCGGAAGCCCCAGATCAGCCGGAATCCGCTCCAGATCAGGACAAAATAGCAGAAGAGGCGGAAGCCAAGgagccagaaccacagtga